Proteins from a genomic interval of Rhipicephalus microplus isolate Deutch F79 chromosome 6, USDA_Rmic, whole genome shotgun sequence:
- the LOC119167519 gene encoding uncharacterized protein LOC119167519 isoform X1 — MVLRKSEYRNNFRWFSPDKRNALWLENALYRAERRQREYVHEPLGDEQDSGYELGDSESEECGLPPTKLRQRRLQLIAEASSAAKKRAEEDALLARQRKSAPPRRSPVEEVDAALILASADRHMATQTAWPAKKDVAVQTVLADIVKMPRIAQDHKSRTRSRYRGSPRKELEPCQRCFALWGAPFENYGWADEVETIGTKQTFNVAASTNELQPYNILARHCRYIPRLSLPREHGNSRRPHHRRCSARPIVWGVRTRRHPRTGASGSQSTGNSTDEAAFFGGLTTVKGWHSSMPAVLPSQRCVTTAI; from the exons ATGGTGCTGCGAAAGTCCGAGTACCGCAACAACTTCAGGTGGTTCTCGCCCGACAAGCGCAACGCCCTGTGGCTCGAGAACGCGCTGTACCGCGCAGAGAGGCGCCAGCGCGAGTACGTCCACGAACCGCTGGGCGACGAACAGGACAGCGGCTACGAGCTGGGAGACTCCGAGTCCGAAGAATGCGGCTTACCGCCCACCAAGCTCAGGCAGCGTCGGTTGCAGCTCATCGCGGAGGCTTCTTCCGCGGCCAAGAAGCGCGCCGAGGAGGATGCCCTTCTCGCCCGTCAGCGAAAATCCGCGCCGCCGCGTCGCAGCCCGGTAGAAGAAGTCGACGCAGCTTTAATCCTCG CATCCGCCGACAGGCACATGGCCACACAGACTGCGTGGCCTGCCAAGAAAGACGTCGCAGTGCAGACGGTGCTGGCCGACATCGTGAAGATGCCCCGTATCGCCCAGGACCACAAAAGTCGAACCC GTAGCAGATACCGCGGCTCTCCCAGGAAGGAGCTGGAACCGTGCCAACGCTGCTTCGCTCTGTGGGGTGCTCCCTTCGAGAACTATGGCTGGGCTGACGAGGTCGAAACGATAGGGACCAAGCAGACGTTCAATGTGGCTGCCTCAACCAATGAG CTGCAGCCTTACAATATTCTCGCGCGACACTGCAGATATATCCCTCGGCTCTCGCTGCCGCGAGAACACGGCAACAGTCGCCGACCCCACCACCGCCGATGCAGCGCAAGACCCATCGTCTGGGGCGTCCGCACTCGGCGCCACCCAAGGACCGGCGCATCTGGATCTCAGAGTACAGGGAACAGTACCGATGAGGCCGCTTTCTTCGGCGGCCTTACCACAGTCAAGGGATGGCACTCGTCCATGCCTGCCGTTTTGCCGAGCCAAAGATGTGTAACGACTGCCATATAG
- the LOC119167519 gene encoding uncharacterized protein LOC119167519 isoform X2, translating to MVLRKSEYRNNFRWFSPDKRNALWLENALYRAERRQREYVHEPLGDEQDSGYELGDSESEECGLPPTKLRQRRLQLIAEASSAAKKRAEEDALLARQRKSAPPRRSPVEEVDAALILASADRHMATQTAWPAKKDVAVQTVLADIVKMPRIAQDHKSRTRSRYRGSPRKELEPCQRCFALWGAPFENYGWADEVETIGTKQTFNVAASTNEIYPSALAAARTRQQSPTPPPPMQRKTHRLGRPHSAPPKDRRIWISEYREQYR from the exons ATGGTGCTGCGAAAGTCCGAGTACCGCAACAACTTCAGGTGGTTCTCGCCCGACAAGCGCAACGCCCTGTGGCTCGAGAACGCGCTGTACCGCGCAGAGAGGCGCCAGCGCGAGTACGTCCACGAACCGCTGGGCGACGAACAGGACAGCGGCTACGAGCTGGGAGACTCCGAGTCCGAAGAATGCGGCTTACCGCCCACCAAGCTCAGGCAGCGTCGGTTGCAGCTCATCGCGGAGGCTTCTTCCGCGGCCAAGAAGCGCGCCGAGGAGGATGCCCTTCTCGCCCGTCAGCGAAAATCCGCGCCGCCGCGTCGCAGCCCGGTAGAAGAAGTCGACGCAGCTTTAATCCTCG CATCCGCCGACAGGCACATGGCCACACAGACTGCGTGGCCTGCCAAGAAAGACGTCGCAGTGCAGACGGTGCTGGCCGACATCGTGAAGATGCCCCGTATCGCCCAGGACCACAAAAGTCGAACCC GTAGCAGATACCGCGGCTCTCCCAGGAAGGAGCTGGAACCGTGCCAACGCTGCTTCGCTCTGTGGGGTGCTCCCTTCGAGAACTATGGCTGGGCTGACGAGGTCGAAACGATAGGGACCAAGCAGACGTTCAATGTGGCTGCCTCAACCAATGAG ATATATCCCTCGGCTCTCGCTGCCGCGAGAACACGGCAACAGTCGCCGACCCCACCACCGCCGATGCAGCGCAAGACCCATCGTCTGGGGCGTCCGCACTCGGCGCCACCCAAGGACCGGCGCATCTGGATCTCAGAGTACAGGGAACAGTACCGATGA
- the LOC119167519 gene encoding uncharacterized protein LOC119167519 isoform X4, translating into MATQTAWPAKKDVAVQTVLADIVKMPRIAQDHKSRTRSRYRGSPRKELEPCQRCFALWGAPFENYGWADEVETIGTKQTFNVAASTNELQPYNILARHCRYIPRLSLPREHGNSRRPHHRRCSARPIVWGVRTRRHPRTGASGSQSTGNSTDEAAFFGGLTTVKGWHSSMPAVLPSQRCVTTAI; encoded by the exons ATGGCCACACAGACTGCGTGGCCTGCCAAGAAAGACGTCGCAGTGCAGACGGTGCTGGCCGACATCGTGAAGATGCCCCGTATCGCCCAGGACCACAAAAGTCGAACCC GTAGCAGATACCGCGGCTCTCCCAGGAAGGAGCTGGAACCGTGCCAACGCTGCTTCGCTCTGTGGGGTGCTCCCTTCGAGAACTATGGCTGGGCTGACGAGGTCGAAACGATAGGGACCAAGCAGACGTTCAATGTGGCTGCCTCAACCAATGAG CTGCAGCCTTACAATATTCTCGCGCGACACTGCAGATATATCCCTCGGCTCTCGCTGCCGCGAGAACACGGCAACAGTCGCCGACCCCACCACCGCCGATGCAGCGCAAGACCCATCGTCTGGGGCGTCCGCACTCGGCGCCACCCAAGGACCGGCGCATCTGGATCTCAGAGTACAGGGAACAGTACCGATGAGGCCGCTTTCTTCGGCGGCCTTACCACAGTCAAGGGATGGCACTCGTCCATGCCTGCCGTTTTGCCGAGCCAAAGATGTGTAACGACTGCCATATAG
- the LOC119167519 gene encoding uncharacterized protein LOC119167519 isoform X3, with the protein MRLTAHQAQAASVAAHRGGFFRGQEARRGGCPSRPSAKIRAAASQPGRRSRRSFNPRYVDLSTSSGPFHSSADRHMATQTAWPAKKDVAVQTVLADIVKMPRIAQDHKSRTRSRYRGSPRKELEPCQRCFALWGAPFENYGWADEVETIGTKQTFNVAASTNELQPYNILARHCRYIPRLSLPREHGNSRRPHHRRCSARPIVWGVRTRRHPRTGASGSQSTGNSTDEAAFFGGLTTVKGWHSSMPAVLPSQRCVTTAI; encoded by the exons ATGCGGCTTACCGCCCACCAAGCTCAGGCAGCGTCGGTTGCAGCTCATCGCGGAGGCTTCTTCCGCGGCCAAGAAGCGCGCCGAGGAGGATGCCCTTCTCGCCCGTCAGCGAAAATCCGCGCCGCCGCGTCGCAGCCCGGTAGAAGAAGTCGACGCAGCTTTAATCCTCGGTACGTTGATTTGtcgacctcttcgggcccctttCACT CATCCGCCGACAGGCACATGGCCACACAGACTGCGTGGCCTGCCAAGAAAGACGTCGCAGTGCAGACGGTGCTGGCCGACATCGTGAAGATGCCCCGTATCGCCCAGGACCACAAAAGTCGAACCC GTAGCAGATACCGCGGCTCTCCCAGGAAGGAGCTGGAACCGTGCCAACGCTGCTTCGCTCTGTGGGGTGCTCCCTTCGAGAACTATGGCTGGGCTGACGAGGTCGAAACGATAGGGACCAAGCAGACGTTCAATGTGGCTGCCTCAACCAATGAG CTGCAGCCTTACAATATTCTCGCGCGACACTGCAGATATATCCCTCGGCTCTCGCTGCCGCGAGAACACGGCAACAGTCGCCGACCCCACCACCGCCGATGCAGCGCAAGACCCATCGTCTGGGGCGTCCGCACTCGGCGCCACCCAAGGACCGGCGCATCTGGATCTCAGAGTACAGGGAACAGTACCGATGAGGCCGCTTTCTTCGGCGGCCTTACCACAGTCAAGGGATGGCACTCGTCCATGCCTGCCGTTTTGCCGAGCCAAAGATGTGTAACGACTGCCATATAG